Part of the Periophthalmus magnuspinnatus isolate fPerMag1 chromosome 18, fPerMag1.2.pri, whole genome shotgun sequence genome is shown below.
tgagtcaggtttgtggagatgcaagcccacatgtttttttttacatttttcagtgaaattggaaaaaaaaaacattattttagtcaatttttgGCTGAAAAACTACATACTGTGGCTTGAGTTTATTTTGTACAAGTTAATTTCATGTAGACATGATTGAAATAAGACctcaaataaaatgtgaatgattattttaaaaaaaagtgggtTGTTCCGCCAGCTCTGGACAAAGCTACAGTGTAGTGGCCCTCACCTCATCCTCTTCATTGGCCCCTTCGGTCCCATGGCCCATGTCCTCTTCTTTGAGAGCGTCTTTACTGGACACCTGCTCAGCTGCCCACTCTCTGAGCACCTCATCTAGGTTAAAGCGGCGCCGATACGTCACAAAAAAGGAGCTGACCTGGACATAAGAAATGTGTTGACTGAAGATTGTTACAGAGCTGCTACATAGTGGCCCATAGGGGGCCTACACACCTGTGCCGGGGTCTTTGTGCCTATAACCTCAGCGATGGCACTGAAGTCTTTCCCATAGCGCCGAATGGCTGTGGGCACAAGACAGtatcaataaaacataactGCACACAAACTAAATCCACACCAAGACATTGTTTAAAACACGTTCTCTGAAGAACAGGGGATCACTATATCTTGTTTAatagttaaatttaaaaaaaaactattaaaaccaCAAGCCCCCTCCCACCCTCACCCTGCACAGCCAGCAGCTGCTCCTCAGTGGTCCAGCGAGAGTTCATCTTGGTGGCAGGCTAGGAAGCAAAACAGAGTGTCGTTGACACAAACATGTAGATTTGGATGCAGAGGGTTGATGGCTGAGCATCGTTACCTCGCTCGGTTTAAACACGTCCACGCCCTCGCTCAGGCTGTGCTTCAGACTGCTATTGGTCTGTTTGATAGCTTGCACCTGTACAGAGGTGAGAGGTCATGTATAATAAGTGTTGCATGTTAATGTAATAGCACATTTGGAGTTGTGCTTGCAGAGCAGAAACAGCACATTTCAAGTATCTAAAGGAGTGTTCCATGGTGTCACCTGTCTCTTGAGGGACACGAGCTGCGTGTCCAGTTGCCGTATGCTGAGCTGTCCTGCATCATGAGAGGCTGACACAGCAGTGATGTCTCCCTTGTCCAGGTACATGCCTTTGGGGGGCCTGCGGCGGGCTCTCAGAGGGTGGTGTCTGTATTGGGCCCCCATGCTTTCCTTCTTCACAGCTCCAGTGCGACTGGGCATCAGTTTATCCCCCCCGCTGCCATTGGGGTTCTGTTTGGCAGCCTAAAAAGCACCAGTTAAACACAGATCCTTGGGTCACACAGGGCAGTGGGTCATACATTATACTACCTCCTTTACCTCCTTTTTAGCATCGACCTCAAAGTCACTGTCACTGCCTGGGTCCCCCTCTTCCATCTCATCATTACTGAAAGTACAAACAGGTTGAGTTCAACTATACTCAGTACCAGCATGTCTCCAGGTCTGAGCAAGGTTCTAGTGGCCACAACAGTCTTGTACTGAAAAGGAGATACTTCTATTGAAACCAGTGTTGCTGGTTGAAATAAGACCTTAAATAAAATGCTCATGGTTAAACTGGAGGgcatataaaaagaaacatggttGAACTGGTGAATGAAATGTTGCTCACACTGCCCCAGAGGCAGATGGAGGAGCAAACAGCTACACAACATGGATCAAAAATACTATACTATTATAGTATAGTACTGTTATAAATTGACTCCATCCATACACTTGCTTCCTTTGTATCAGCTGGTTCTCCTGGTCTGTatatagactttataaagaagtggactaagggagtgcaATGTCATCCATAGCTTTGGGCTCCAGCCAATGAAGCGCATCAAGGCTAGCTTTTagagcggctaatctggagcagagttccatatttgcaatTCCGAAtgtgagtatcatggcaacaaAAGACCTAATGAGAATCCACGGTGTTGAAAGAatacgccccttcctgcccgcaccaatGGTTTGGCAGGAGGTGGCCACTTagcaaggctgtcaatcaaacctgttattgctagcgggagtgacatcagggaaagaaggcacctgattcgtctgttattaatgttcttgaATTACACCAAAATAGTGAAATGAGATTAATACaagcattttaagacaaaaatgacaagcctgacagcagcagttacagagtggggcaacgttttttcaatagaaagttgtTTCAAGCCAAactgtgcccatgctcacttcttgttTGGAATGAGAAGGCTAGAGGATTAGCCATgttcatttatatgtacagtctatggttctacATGACTGCTGTGTAAGTGGCTCACCTGTCATCCTTCTCTCGCTTGCTAACCAGCCTGCGTGCCTGTCGGTCCATGACAGAGGTGCGGGTGCGGGTCTTTTTCCAGCTGTAGTAGTACTTGACCAGGCTTGAGATGAGTTTGTCTGGGAGCTGAACAGACATGTGCTTGagctaaaaatgttctggacTCTAGAGTGTGGCGTGTGTCTCACCATCTGCTGGATGCGGTGGAAACTCTTGCCGTGGAAACTGAAGGCCTGCTCGAACAGCACTTTGTCCTCCACGGTCCACTCATCCGGGAATGGGGTGAAGTTAGCCAGGTCTGCCAGGGAGCGTTCCACGTCGTGTTTGTGCCACAGCAGCATGCCTAGAGCCTGCATGCGcgcgcacgcacgcacgcacacacacagtaaaagGCACTGCATCTCtcatttttactttcttaaagcagactatgttatagttgttaTAGTTACagacatgttattgttgtttcccGTTAACATTTActtacccaaagttgtatttggattgATGCATGTCTGAGAAATTTTCCAAATCCaatcaactcctgttttcaccaccactggtacACCCTCACTGCCCTGTACTTActtttctccaattttattctCTTAATGTGTGATTCAGCAAcgtcatgtagtcattttggtacaaatgaaaaaaaaatccactgctagGAGGGGCCAACAGCAGGCAGCGCTTTATTGTGATGTCAATGTCACCTCCCATttgacactgcagttttctaatgcagaagtcgatttaagtagatttaaaatgtccaaatataataatgatgcataggtgtcatagattactatagtagacacaagcacaatatgccAGTTTTAAAAGGTTGGCTTATTTTGACTTCACAAGCTGCtgctatatacacacacacaaatatacatatatacatatatacatatatatatatatatatatagttgccAACATCACAGTTTCTATGTTTACGGTAAAGGTAACCACATGGAGAGACTGTTGCTCTGGTTTAAACATAATCTAATACCTGCTCCATGTTGTATCCGTGCTTCTCCTTGGCCATTAGGATGTACTCGTCCACTGCACAGAGCAGAAGGGTTAGTCAGGATAGGTCTGCTCATAGTGTGGAGGGTCTAGTGAGTAGGGTCTGATCATGTGTAGGGTCTCGTACAGATCTGATGGCATTTAACGTAGCGCCTGAACGTGTGTAGTGTAGGGCCTGATCGTGAGCAGGGCCTAGTGCATCGGGTCTACTGTAGAATCAGTGCTTAGCTTACACATGGCATCAGATAGCTGGCTGTTGGGACACCACACCAGCATGCTCCTCTGGTCTTTCTCTGTGTAGCGACTGGGACTGTCTGTGGACAAACAGATACACCtcaggacacacacaaacatccaTCCTAGAAACTCCAAAACTGATCATCtttacaagtacaaatattATAGAGTCCAACAATGTCTTGGACTCAACGTTCATTACACACTGTCAGTTTTGTTGCAGCAGCACAATAGATCTTTAGTCTAATTTCCACATTTCATAATAGGGATTTTGTTCCATcatctcccttccctctctccctttaccTGGTTTGAACTCTGGGATCTGCGCCTGGTAGTCTCCTCCCACTCTGATCATGCTGTCTGCAAGAGAAAAGCAGCCACCCGATTACATCCACACGCTCTGAATGTAAGTCCTGAGAATTTAAACAAAGTCAGGAATACTAAATGGTTTACAGGACTGTTCAACCAAACTTGAGACAGATGCCAATTCAATCAATTAGGCCAGTGTTCCCCAATCAGCAGTAGGGAATCAGGAGTACTCTTATGCCCTACTGCTGGATTTCAGAAATCTGTGCaccatttgaatacattttctttctctgtAGTGAATTTCAGGATCtctcagaatgtttttttttggactGATTTGGCACAAATTAGTGTTGTCATTtgatttcagt
Proteins encoded:
- the rcor2 gene encoding REST corepressor 2 isoform X2, producing the protein MPSVMERSGAGVLSRSRAKTVTNGNSQPHSEEESSDEEHAHDSMIRVGGDYQAQIPEFKPDSPSRYTEKDQRSMLVWCPNSQLSDAMLDEYILMAKEKHGYNMEQALGMLLWHKHDVERSLADLANFTPFPDEWTVEDKVLFEQAFSFHGKSFHRIQQMLPDKLISSLVKYYYSWKKTRTRTSVMDRQARRLVSKREKDDSNDEMEEGDPGSDSDFEVDAKKEAAKQNPNGSGGDKLMPSRTGAVKKESMGAQYRHHPLRARRRPPKGMYLDKGDITAVSASHDAGQLSIRQLDTQLVSLKRQVQAIKQTNSSLKHSLSEGVDVFKPSEPATKMNSRWTTEEQLLAVQAIRRYGKDFSAIAEVIGTKTPAQVSSFFVTYRRRFNLDEVLREWAAEQVSSKDALKEEDMGHGTEGANEEDEVKMEDSPSDASGGSPPPSSGQPPSSLSQPPPLLRPAPPAAPPSLLRQPPPLQTRPLQTRTPHNHPPPPLIRPNSTSPGAAQGPPSLLGAKVEQTTSH
- the rcor2 gene encoding REST corepressor 2 isoform X1, with product MPSVMERSGAGVLSRSRAKTVTNGNSQPHSEEESSDEEHAHDSMIRVGGDYQAQIPEFKPDSPSRYTEKDQRSMLVWCPNSQLSDAMLDEYILMAKEKHGYNMEQALGMLLWHKHDVERSLADLANFTPFPDEWTVEDKVLFEQAFSFHGKSFHRIQQMLPDKLISSLVKYYYSWKKTRTRTSVMDRQARRLVSKREKDDSNDEMEEGDPGSDSDFEVDAKKEVKEAAKQNPNGSGGDKLMPSRTGAVKKESMGAQYRHHPLRARRRPPKGMYLDKGDITAVSASHDAGQLSIRQLDTQLVSLKRQVQAIKQTNSSLKHSLSEGVDVFKPSEPATKMNSRWTTEEQLLAVQAIRRYGKDFSAIAEVIGTKTPAQVSSFFVTYRRRFNLDEVLREWAAEQVSSKDALKEEDMGHGTEGANEEDEVKMEDSPSDASGGSPPPSSGQPPSSLSQPPPLLRPAPPAAPPSLLRQPPPLQTRPLQTRTPHNHPPPPLIRPNSTSPGAAQGPPSLLGAKVEQTTSH